One Oncorhynchus mykiss isolate Arlee chromosome 25, USDA_OmykA_1.1, whole genome shotgun sequence genomic window, GTAGCTGCAACCCAACATATGGAATCTAAAACGTATATACTGGATGTGTGTTACACATATTAAATGTTGCTATCCAAAGCTTGTACCTGTAACTGATCTATTTACCTGCAGGTACAGTTTCAAGCTGCTGTTTGATCAGGTGAGTCTGGGGCCAATAGAGAGTCTTGAGGAGCTGTTCAGCACACTGGAGGAGTATGAGAGGGACTGGTACATCGCCCTGGTGGCTGACAGAGGCTGGCAGGACTGTGTCCTACAGGAGAAACCCTCTTCTCACCGGGCCATGACCTCACCCTGGTAACCACACTACACCTGTGTTTCTGTTACCTTACTAACTCACAGGGTTCTCACTAAAGTAACCCAACAAACAACTGATTAACTATTAACATTGCTTAAAAATGGTTTGTTTATATAGTGTTTTGTGTGGTCTTATCTTTGGGGTGTGTGTATTTTAAACTGAGCTAGTGGTCAGTACAGTAAGTAAcctctacctgcctgtctctgtctccacagAGCACTTACACAGGGCTGGTTCAGGTAGGCCGTCCGAATGAGGTGGTGGTGCGTGGCCAGTGGGCTAACCTGTCCTGGGACCTGCTCTACGCCACCAACGATGATGAGGAGCACTACAGCAACCAggccctcctctgtccccctgcACCTCCCCTGCTTCTAACCTCAACCCCTTGTTGGGATACGCCATCTTCACTGACTTCCCTATACCCACCCTGCCTCGTGTTTGCCTAACTTTGTCACTGGGTAAGCCCAATGTTGTGACCTGTATATGTGAGCCAATACTGGCCCGCAGTTTTGTAAAATACAAGATTCAATGTATTTGGGGGATTTTAGTTTGACAAAAAGTGTTTCTACAAATAAAACAGGTGCTCATGTCTCAATGTATGAAATCATTTTTTGCTAAATTCAATCTCTCTTGGGCTTagtggtcaatttgcagtttaCAAGTGAATCTAGTCGCCTACCCCTGCACAAGGGTATCTTAGGAAAGTACCTGGAAGGCAGATTAAAACAAATGGTATCATTCATGCAGGAGCGACATTACCAAAGGTGTGGTACTAGTTCAAACAACTAAATATCAGCTTTCTGGAGAAAACATTTACATGGGATATAATTATTCAGAATACATTTATCATTCTGGAAAAAACAATTATCATGTGTAAATGAAATTTAATCGTGGACAGTCAACACAGTGCCAATTTCATGATAAACTTATTTAGTAATTGTTTTCCCTCAAATACAGTTATGTAATGCTCCCAAAGGCAAAATGGGACAAAAATGTtgattttaaaattattattcaGTGTTAAATACAAGGATGTGCCTTTCGGTTGGTCTTCATTTTGTTATAATTTTGTTTACAGTTCTTGTGTAATTGTATATACACTTAACGTTTTCAAAGAAACCTGATAGGCTATTGTTTACTGGAGATTGGTCAGTGCTATAGACATTCATCACAGATCTGTGGGGAGTGCATTAATTATACTCCACCTATCAGACAATCAATTTAATGTTCCTCCTTATTctgaaatacttttttccccatcAACTGAGTCAGCCTGGACACATCCTAATTTCATAGGCTAGAGAAAAATCTTCAATGTCTCTATTTCCACCCTCATCCCTATTCTTCTGCTTTGTGAAGAGAGCTGAAAGGAAAATGTTTTAGGACAGCCAAAAATGAGACAATTGCTTCCAGGTTCAAGTTCACCCATTTCAAGGTGGAGCTCAAGCATTTGGAATGCCTTTCAGGAAGACTTGGGCTTTGGCTTTGTGAAGTACGCAGAGTCTGCGTCCTGTAAAACAAAGCTTAATTTTAAAGTTGTTTTTCGACTGTTAAAAATCTGTATCACAGGCAAAATATAAACATTTTACATTCTGGGGAGACGCTCTGTCACTCAAGAAGTTAAGGCATCAGAACATGGACTTGTCAACAGGATGATGTGGGAATAGGTCATATCTCAGTTTAATGACAGGTGACTGATTCTACTTTATCCATATATGTCCTATGTTCTGAGGCCGATCTTGCTTCATTGTCTGTTTTAGGTGTCTAGATTTCAAATACTGTTCATTGACAGATGAAGAATGAAAACCTGCAAACTCACTAAGTTACCTTTGCCTTTCCTCAGTCTGTATTTTCTCTCCTTTGTATAATTGTTTTAATATATTGACCAAACCTTGAGCATTCCTACACACAACTAAACCACAGTGGTTGGGCGACATTGTCCATTCAAATCCTGACACAAATGTCTGGTCAGTCAGAAAATGACCTTTCTGCGTGGCCCTCAGCTGTCCAGCAGAGGCCACCAGACGTAGAAGTCAGTCACTGCCACTGGGAAGCAGTCATGCCCACTGCTATACCCTGGCCAGTGTGGCCACCCCTTCTCTTTATCAGGCTGAAGCAAGGTCAGTAACAGCTGAGCCCCCTAGCTGTTAAGAGACAGCTCTAAATAGAGTCTGCTTTACTCAAGTATTTGACTGTTCACACGGTTAGTGTCCCCTTATTCCTGGCCTGGAAAGGCAAGGTTAACCTTAAAATGTGAAAGCAAGGCCATGCATAAACGATGCCTAGTGCAGggatgggcaattccagtcctctaGGGTCTGATTGGTGTCACTTTTGCCCCATCCCCATCTAACACACCCGACTGcaataatcatgatcttcagtttagaatgcaattagtttaatcagctgtgtttgctagggatgggaggGAAAGTGTGACATCACTCCAGCCCAGAgaactggagttgcccatccctggcctAGTGCGTTTCACCCAACTCTTCCTTGTGTAcacccaacagtacacatttttgatgtagccccagacaaactcacctgattcaactcattgaggacTTGATtcgttgaatcaggtgtgcttgtccgggCTACAACAAAagtgtgtactgttgggggtactggagttgggaaacactgctctatgGAATACACTGAGCTCTAAGTTATGATCATTCTAATCGGCAAAACTGTAACAATATATAGTATGCAGCTCAGAAAACACATTCTTCAGCAAAATCATGTTGTGAGACCTACAGAAAACCAATACTAACCAGGCCAGCCTTGAAGTTCTGCACCCTCTTCCTGCCCAGCACATCAGTGATGAACCAGGCCCAGGTGGGAGCATACTGCCACACATAGTAGAACAGCAGAAAGGGCTGCTGGGCAATCCACATCTCCTTGGTGCCATTGGCTATACCCACCAGGATGAGACGCACACAACGACTAGTGACCATCTTGTGTTGCTGGTCCCCAGCAGTGGGAATGGCCTTAGATACGGAGGGGATAAGACAGGAAATTAATGTCAACACTCGTACAAAAATGTTCAGTTCAACGGAAGTTAAATCATACTTTAATGACAATTATTTGAAAGACCAATGGTTTTCCCATGAATGCGTTTGTGACATCTTGACAATAACAAAATGTGATGCAATTGCAACGTAAGATGTAAAATTAAGCATGAATTCAGCAATAATGTGAAAAAAATTCAATGTGAATAAATATTCATAATTTGGAAGCAAAACCCACCTTTCCCACTTCTTCTGTGAAAGCATTCTGGACTATCTGTGACTGTACAGGCCCTGGACATACTGTGCTGATGAGTATCCTTGGGTATTCAGTCAGCTCTGTTCGAAGAGAATTGAAGAAGCCCTGTGGAAaaagtagatagatagatagattgtcATCTCAAGATTTTAATCAATCTAGATGTTGTACAACTACAAACGGGCAGAGGGTGGCCCATGATTCATCTCACCTGAAGAGCGTGTTTACTGGCAGAGTATCCGGTTGCCAGAGGTGCCCCAGCCAGGCCGACCACACTGCTTACAGTAACTACACTGCCCGACCCTCGCTGCGTCATGTGGGGCAACACCTGCTTGGTAAGTGACACTGTGCCCAGGAAGTTGAGCTCCATCAGCGCCTGGTACACATCCACACTGGTCTCCAGGCACAGAGAACGCTGGCTTCGGCCACCATTGTTAACCAGGATGTCAATCTAAATGGGCATAGTGCAGAGAGAGACCGGAACAAAGCAAGCCATGTATCACCAATTATCTTATTCTTCAAAGGAATTTATTGAATTCATGATACACTGGTAACAAAATCAAGACTTGGTTGTGAACATTTCTGCCAAAGGTATAATCAAAACACAGATTCCAAGTGGAAACAACCTCATGTCTCAGAATAAGAGAACACGTCTAATAAGACTGCGCTAATATTGGACTTAGCCTTGAACTGCATTTTCATGTGCATAATTTGCCTTTGGGTGCTGGTTGGTAGTAAGCTAGTCTGAttaatcaggctgtaatacacaatGAATTGGTATATACAGCAAGAAACATTTGTATACAAAATCATTGACAGTAAATGTTCTTTACAAACCAGAATATTGAATAAAATTACACGTGAACTTACTCTACTGGTTGTCTGTGCGGTTTGACCTTCAgctgcacaaaatttgagacaaaatatccacaggaaagtattggATAAGTTAGCCGGTAGGTATATAGTTCAGTAGAATTAAAATGGTATATTCTGAATCAGGGGAGGATGGAGAACAATCCACACCTCAGTAAAGAATATACCTACCGGCTCTCTAAAAAGTTGGGTAAACAATACTTTGCTGTGGACATTTTGTCTTAGAGACAACCGGTAGAGTAAgttcaaatgtaattttatttAACATTCTGCAAGGAACATTTACAAAATTTTACACACAAATGTTTCAGGCTGTAGATAACAAGTATTTGTGTATTACAGCATGATTAATCAGACTAGTAGTGAGCATGTCTGTTGAATATAATGTATTGTCTTAGAAATAAGGCCAGTCTGGTTAGACTATTAAGTAAATGCGAAGAAATGATGTCCtacatcagtggttcccaaactgagGGGATCAGCAGGGGGTCAAgccacagtgggaaccacacatgcagagatcttccgttcacctactctgcatctcacaaagacacggcggttggaaccaaaaatctcaaatttggactcatcagaccaaaggacaggtttccaccggtctaatgtccgttgcttgtgtttcttggcccaagcaagtctcttcttattattggtatcctttagtagtggtttctttgcagcaatttgaccataaaggcctgattcacgcagtctcctctgaacagttgatgttgagatgggtctgttacttgaactgtgttAAGCATTTATTTaaactgcaatttctgaggctggtaactctaatgaacgtatcctctgcagcagaggtaattctgtgtctcttcctttcctgttggcGGTCTtcttgagagccagtttcatcatagcgcttggtggtttttgcgactgcagttgaagaaactttcaaagttcttgatattttccagattgactgaccttcatgtcataaagtaatgatggactgtcgtttctctttgcttatttgagctgttcttgccaaaatatggacttggGCTATCTAATGTATACcaccccaaccttgtcacaacacaactgattggctcaaacgcaataaGAAGGGTTTgaaattagagtgtctagtttgagaaccgatgcctcacaagtcctcaactggcagcctcATTAAATAggacccacaaaacaccagtctcaatgtcaacagtgaagaggtgactccgggaagctggccttctaagcagagttgcaaagagaaagccatatctcagactggccaaaaaaaaagaaaagcttAAGATAGGCAAAAGAAaacaacacagacactggacagaagaactctgactagaaggccagcatcacggagtcgcctcttcactgttgactggtgttttgtaggtactatttaatgaagctgccagttgaggacttgtgaggcgtctgtttctcaaactagacactctaatgtacttgtcctcttgcttagttgtgcactggggcctaccactctttctattctggttaaagacaatttgctctgttctgtgaagggagtatttCACAGCGTTGtgtgagatcttcagtttcttggcaatttctcacgtggaatagccttaatttctcagaacaagaatagactgatgagtttcagaagaaagttatttgtttctggccattttgagcctgtaatcgaacccacaaatgctgatgctccagatactcaactagtctaaagaaggacagttttattgcttctttaatcagtacaacagttttcagctgtgcaaacataattgcaaatgggttttctaatgatcaattagccttttaaaatgataaacttggattattggataaatttgatgttattttaatggccaaaaaaatcgcttttctttcaaaaacaaggacatttctaagtgaccctaaacttttgaacggtggtgtgtgtgtgtgtgtgtatatatatatacacacatatatatatacatatagtgtgtgtgtgtgtatatatatatgcatacatagatagatagatagatctatctatacacacatacatacacaaaacaATTTCAAGGAACTCAAACTGAacgcacaaggtgcaatttcaaaattcgGTAGTgaatcatcagttcctcttgtcatgttagtcattgcataccttGCATACATACCCCCGCCCCCCGCCCCAGAGTGAAAATGTTTGGGAACCCCTGTCCGACATGACTAATGCCTGGTTACTTCTTCCATCTATATTGAGTGGTTAATCAATTGGAAATGGTCAGACACTGAATTAAATTGAACTAACTTAAAATCCCAATAAAATAAAGAGCGATAAGGGAGAGTTATTACAAATTATCATGTGTAGTGGTCTTACATTGCCAAAGTGCTGGATAGCAGTTTTCATTTTTGCCTCATGGGATGCTCTCTCCAGCAAATCAAGTGGAAGAACAAGAATATCCTTATCTTTCAAGTTGGAGCGCtcttggggggaaaaaaatgaaaaatgttaACTGGTCTGCAAATGAAAGGGCTAGGTGTATAAAATCACACTTACTACTGTGACTGCATTGAAGCAGTAGGCTATGTAATTTAGCATTCTTAACAGTAAAGAGAATTAACCTAATTGTGTGCGAGAGAATACTGTTTTCATTAGACGAGAGAACTATCATCCTCACCCAAACAGTGAAGTTTCACCCTATCCAACTGATCCACACGGCGAGCAGATAGAATCAGACGAGACCCACATCCAGCTAGTTGGTAAGCCAGCTCCTCCCCTATGCCACTGGACGCTCCTGTGACCCACACCACCAGTCCTTTCAACTTGGTCTCTAGAAAACAAGCAGCAGATTGTGTTACTTTTCACAGCAAATACTGAGAAACAGTACTACAACCTTGTTTGTGGAGGGTGGTGAACAGTCATATTGTGCCATACAGTTGTAGCGGTCATATTCACTATCACCTGGTTTCTCCAACTATAATAGAACAGGTCCTTCCACGTTGTTGTAATATCCTCCTATTGGCCCTTGAGGGCAAGCAACCAATGTAatacaaatatacattttgtttATATGACAAATTCTGTAGTCGGACCTCTCTGGATCTCCAGATGTTCCATATCATTGCTGTTTTGCAACATTGTGTGGACATTGCTGTTCAAATCTGAAGGAGATCATGAGAGGTCAACGTCTGCTTGGTGCTCAGAATACAGAACGTGTCATCAAAACAACCTTTGTGTTACATTGGATGGATTCTTCAACATGGAACAGCACTGAAACAATGTAGATATACAAGTGAGAGCAACGTGTAACAGTCTGTATTGAAAGATTGACTCCTCGTACATTGCCACATTGTGACGACTGCCTTGAGTTATTGGTCAATACAAGTTAATTAAGGGACAGGTATGTTACCTGGCTTGCTCCCAAACAAGGTTGCCCATAGTAAGGTCAAGTCAGCGTCCGCAAATAAGAAGCACACAAACTGTACAAGCAAGCAAAGTGCAATTCCTGTGAGCAACGTCACGCCCAAATCCATAGTCTTCTGGCTTGTGTGAAAATGTTATGAAAGTCGCAATACAAGAACAACAGTTATCTGCTCTCCAGCGTTAGAATAAAACGCTGTAATAAAAACGTAAATAACCCGGAAGCGACTATTAATAGAAACGAAAACACTTCCCGGTTACAGTTTACTCAATTAGAAGATATTAAAGACAGATTTAGAATTTAGAAATACATGTCAGGATAAATAGACAGTGTTCATGCTGATATTTGGCGCACTGTGACGCTTTAATAGAGACCGAGAGTGATAAAGGATAATGTGACAAAGAAATGTAGTGAGAAAAATAGTGAGAAAAATAAGATTGGCTACAGCTATTTCCTTacgaaatgtatttttgtttcTGTTAATTCTGTATTTGCCTTTACAATGTTTAATCCATGTATGGGTTTTTGTTTTGATATGACATGCATATCAACCACTGCTAGAGGATATCAACCACTGACTGCCTCACAGGAATGATGTAATGCTTTCAAGTACGCAACCTGCAACATCCGGGTCTTTTTCGATTCCTGTTGTAAGCTGTCTGTCAAGTGAAGAGGCTGGGGCTTTCGGCTTGACGCTATTTGGCCTCAACAGCTCCGGCCTAAAGGTTTAAAGGAGGTACATTTGAAATATACTTTACGTCGCCAAATGAGAAAGTAATGTATCCCTGGTTTACTTAGAACAGGGAGTTCCGCACTTTCACAAATTTATGTACAGAGGGTAGAggtgctagctaacgttacccacAAACGATCAATCTTGTTGGTGTTTCTGTCGCAGCTTCTGCTTGTCTTTACACTTTCAAAACAGCTCTTTCTGATTTTGGTAAGTCACATTTGTTTGTGCCTGTAAGAAACTGTCTACCAAGTTAGTCCGTTAACATTTGCGATTAGCCATACTCACTAGCATTGGGGGCAGCGCGATGAGTCGGTGAGGGAGTGAAGGCCTGTCAATGCTAACGTTATGTGAACGCTTGAGGTTCTTGGGGCCGAGGCCCACAACGACGCAATGTTTTAGTTTAATTGTCATATTGCCGCCGGAGGATAtaagttagctagttagccaacTAATAAACGCTGTTCAAAACATTGTTGGTTATTTCGTGAAAGTTTTTCTTGTTCTAGAAATTTAACTAGCCCTGGCTCGGTCATTGACTTAGTAAGCCGATGACTAGTTAACTAGTGTTAGCGTGTTATTGTGACGTAGCTAATACCAGTTTACCAGCAGACTTAGCTAGCGAACGTTAATTAACGTTACCTAATACATATTGCCAGCTAGCTATGTTGGTTGCTAGTTAACTATTTAACAGATTGCTAAACCAGTTAGGTAGCCAACATCATTAAAACaccaagatagctagctaacgtttgctagctacactgtttattgtaatgtttttagtTCACGTTAGCTACCTAACCACACAAGAACAACACTTAACTAGTAGTGGACGTTGGCTTGGGACCTTACTAGGAAGCTAGCTAGCTGGATGGATTAGCTAGGTTTTTGCAGTACTGACTGTTTTGTAATGAACTCATGCAATCAATGGCCAACACCTATAACATAGCTCGTTTACCAGATAACGTTAGATCTTCATTGGTAGCTATAGACGTTCATAGCTAGTGCAGTGAGACAAATATTTAGTTTACATTAGTCACCTATTTTTGCAGACTGGTCGCATAGACTAGAGGTAACATAGTAAACGTTAATCCGGGACAGCCAAATTAGTATGATACCTACAGTAagttaccagtcaaaagttgacacatctactcattccagggtttttctttattttactattttctacattgtggagtaatagtgaagacctcaaaactatgacataacacatatggaatgatgtagtaaccccaaaaattgtttaacaaatctaaatatattttaaattcttcaaagtagctactctttgccttgacagcattgaattctctcaaccagcttcacctggaatgcttttccaacagtcttgaaggaattcccacatatgctgagcacttgttggctgcttttccttcactctgcagtccaactcatcccaaaccatctcaattgggtagaagtcgggtgattgtggaggccaggtcctctgatgcatcactctccttcttggtcaaatagctcttacacagcctggaggtgtgttggttcattgtcctgttgaaaaacaaatgatagtcccatgaAGCGcataccagatgggatggcatatcgttggagaattctgtggtagccatgctggttaagtgttccttgaattctaaagaaatcactgacagtgtcaccagccaagcaccacctccatgcttcacggtgggaaccacacatgcagagatcatccgttaacctactctgtgtctcacaaagacacggaggttggaaccacaaatctcacatttggcctcatcagaccaaagaacagatttccactggtttaATGTCCATTCCTTGtatttcttggaccaagcaagtctcagTCGATGTTGAGATGTTACTTGAACTAtgagaagcatttatttgggctgcaatttctgaggctggtaactaatgaatttatcctctgcgtcttcccttcctgtggtggtcctcatgagagccagtttcatcatagcgctagatggtttttgtgacttcacttgaactttcaaagttcttagaAATGTTCTGGGTTGACTGACCTACATGTCTTAAAGACATGGACTGTCGttcctttttgcttatttgagcgttttttttattttattttttcaaagtttaacaaggcaagtcggttaagaacaaattcttatttccaatgactgcctacactggccaaaccaggacgatgctgggccacttgtgtgccgccctatgggacccccaatcacagccggttgtgatacaacctggattcgaaccagggtgtctgtagtgacacctctagcactaagatgcagtgtcttagaccactgcgccacttcatgtcttaaagttatgattgactgtcatttctctttgcttatttgagctgtgtttgccataatatggacttggtcttataCCAAATAaagctgtcttctgtataccacccctaccttgtcacaacacaactgattggctcaaacgcattaagaaggaaattccacaaattaacttttttaacaaggcacacctgttaattaaaattccttatgaagctggttgagagaatgccgagtgtgcaaagctgtcaaggcaaagggtggttactttttaagaatcttaaatataaacaTTTTTGGATTTAATATAGTTTgttttcactattctacaatgtagaaaataataaataaataaaaacgctGGAATgagttgtccaaacttttgactggtactgtatataaacaaaaGTTAGTAGAGTctgctattttagccacacccgttgctgataggtgtgtaaactcgagcacacagccatgcaatctccatagacaaacattggcagtagaatgggctAACTGAAGTGCTTTCAACGTAATCCCGTCATAGAATTCCAGCTTTCCAACAAGTCGGTaagtaaaatttctgccctgctagagcttcccaggtcaattgtaagtgctgttattgtgaagtggaaacgtctaggagcaacaactgctcagccgcgaagtggtaggccacacaagctcacagaatggcatcatcgagtgctgaagtgcgtatcGTGTTTAAATAttctgtcctcgattgcaacacgCACTACCAcgttacaaactgcctctggaagcaacgttagcaCAATAACTTGTcaggagctttatgaaatgggtttc contains:
- the dhrs7 gene encoding dehydrogenase/reductase SDR family member 7 isoform X2, giving the protein MDLGVTLLTGIALCLLVQFVCFLFADADLTLLWATLFGSKPETKLKGLVVWVTGASSGIGEELAYQLAGCGSRLILSARRVDQLDRVKLHCLERSNLKDKDILVLPLDLLERASHEAKMKTAIQHFGNIDILVNNGGRSQRSLCLETSVDVYQALMELNFLGTVSLTKQGFFNSLRTELTEYPRILISTVCPGPVQSQIVQNAFTEEVGKAIPTAGDQQHKMVTSRCVRLILVGIANGTKEMWIAQQPFLLFYYVWQYAPTWAWFITDVLGRKRVQNFKAGLDADSAYFTKPKPKSS
- the dhrs7 gene encoding dehydrogenase/reductase SDR family member 7 isoform X1, with product MDLGVTLLTGIALCLLVQFVCFLFADADLTLLWATLFGSKPETKLKGLVVWVTGASSGIGEELAYQLAGCGSRLILSARRVDQLDRVKLHCLERSNLKDKDILVLPLDLLERASHEAKMKTAIQHFGNIDILVNNGGRSQRSLCLETSVDVYQALMELNFLGTVSLTKQVLPHMTQRGSGSVVTVSSVVGLAGAPLATGYSASKHALQGFFNSLRTELTEYPRILISTVCPGPVQSQIVQNAFTEEVGKAIPTAGDQQHKMVTSRCVRLILVGIANGTKEMWIAQQPFLLFYYVWQYAPTWAWFITDVLGRKRVQNFKAGLDADSAYFTKPKPKSS